In Helianthus annuus cultivar XRQ/B chromosome 9, HanXRQr2.0-SUNRISE, whole genome shotgun sequence, the following are encoded in one genomic region:
- the LOC110875691 gene encoding uncharacterized protein LOC110875691 has translation MRQCRWMETLNDYDCEIRYHPGKANAVADGLSCKERVKPIQINAKSIELRNSLNEKLVDVQKQVLLEANLPSEGLGGTVDQLSRGKDGMLRFNARIWVPILGGLRDLILQEAHNFKYSVHPRGDKMYQDLKRNYW, from the coding sequence ATGAGACAATGTCGCTGGATGGAaacattgaatgattatgattgtgagattcgCTATCATCCCGGCAAAGCAAATGCAGTTGCTGATGGGTTGAGTTGCAAGGAAAGGGTTAAGCCAATACAGATTAACGCCAAGAGCATTGAGCTCAGAAACAGCTTGAATGAAAAGCTAGTGGATGTGCAGAAACAAGTCTTGTTGGAGGCTAACCTTCCTAGTGAAGGATTGGGTGGAACTGTTGATCAGTTGTCACGAGGAAAAGATGGAATGCTTAGATTCAATGCTCGAATCTGGGTTCCAATCTTAGGAGGACTTAGAGATCTAATCCTCCAGGAAGCGCATAATTTCAAATACTCTGTTCACCCTAgaggtgacaagatgtatcaagatctaaaGAGGAACTATTGGTAG